From a region of the Candidatus Margulisiibacteriota bacterium genome:
- a CDS encoding virulence RhuM family protein — protein MKKKTSNNQIAIYQSPGGALELKADAGKETIWATQAQIAGIFGIERSVITKHISNILKDKELNQKQVCANFAHTAEDGKIYQVQFYNLDVVLAVGYRTNSPRAIEFRRWATKILHEYIVRGYSINRKRIVRNYGSFMRAVESVRAILPPESQVDTASILELINLFADTWFSLAAYDKGSFGKGKITRKKAVLAAADLSTGIAELKAQLFKKGEASELFALERGRGSFEGIVGNVMQTFGGKDLYPNIEEKAAHLLYFIVKNHPFVDGNKRSGAFAFVWFLRRMGRLNVTRLTPAALTSITLLIAESHPKEKEKMVGLVAMLIRK, from the coding sequence ATGAAAAAGAAAACATCCAATAATCAAATTGCTATTTATCAGAGCCCTGGTGGCGCGCTTGAGCTCAAAGCTGACGCGGGGAAAGAAACTATCTGGGCTACGCAGGCGCAGATCGCTGGGATATTTGGCATTGAGCGTTCGGTGATCACAAAACATATTAGCAATATTTTAAAAGACAAGGAGCTCAATCAAAAGCAAGTATGTGCAAATTTTGCACATACTGCCGAAGACGGTAAAATATACCAGGTTCAATTCTATAATTTAGATGTTGTCTTGGCCGTGGGCTATCGGACAAATTCACCAAGAGCAATCGAATTTCGCCGTTGGGCGACCAAAATACTGCATGAATATATTGTCCGCGGCTATAGTATTAATCGTAAGCGCATTGTCAGGAACTACGGCTCTTTCATGAGGGCGGTGGAGAGTGTTCGTGCTATATTACCGCCGGAATCCCAGGTTGATACGGCAAGTATTTTAGAGTTAATTAATCTCTTTGCGGACACTTGGTTTTCGCTAGCGGCTTACGATAAAGGGAGTTTTGGTAAGGGCAAAATTACCAGGAAAAAGGCGGTGCTTGCGGCGGCCGATCTTTCGACTGGGATTGCCGAACTTAAAGCACAATTATTTAAGAAGGGGGAGGCGAGCGAATTATTTGCTTTAGAGCGGGGTCGTGGCTCGTTTGAGGGTATTGTCGGCAATGTGATGCAGACCTTTGGAGGAAAAGACCTTTATCCTAATATTGAAGAAAAAGCGGCTCACCTGCTTTATTTTATAGTCAAGAACCATCCATTCGTCGATGGCAATAAACGGAGCGGAGCCTTTGCTTTTGTTTGGTTTTTAAGGCGTATGGGCAGATTGAACGTTACTCGTTTGACACCTGCCGCTTTGACCTCTATAACTCTATTGATTGCCGAAAGCCATCCCAAGGAAAAGGAGAAAATGGTTGGGCTGGTTGCGATGCTGATAAGGAAATAA